The genomic region AGTTTGCTTTTAAATGTTAATTCGCATCATTAGCACTCGTTTCAGAAGGATGCTTTAGTATTTTTGAGATTTCTTTTAAGTCATTTTTATTTTTCAGGAGTTCTAAAAGAACTTCTGCCCCTTTGCTAAACCGCTGTTTTTCATCGGCTTTCTCGTAAATGCTCTTTAACTCTATAAACGAGAGGAAAAGAGCCCCAAAGAGGGTCAAGAAAGGAAACATCCACAAGGCGTAGCTGTAATAAACCTCTAAAA from Capnocytophaga haemolytica harbors:
- a CDS encoding phage holin family protein translates to MEKLITLIAIILGIYLLVMIMILADLWSGIRKARQCGEARNSIGYRRTVSKFAQYFNMLIALTVMDAMQMSAVWFLEVYYSYALWMFPFLTLFGALFLSFIELKSIYEKADEKQRFSKGAEVLLELLKNKNDLKEISKILKHPSETSANDAN